One Pseudoalteromonas sp. UG3-2 DNA window includes the following coding sequences:
- a CDS encoding S9 family peptidase produces the protein MHSRIKHYTLALPLALASVTVSAEPLTLERLFDDPSLSGKAPTNLKFSPDGSRVTYLQGKKEDYNRYDLWEYNLKDNSNRLLVDSAELFSGPENLSDEEKARRERQRIFGRGILEYKWSKDGKALLFPLNGDLYYYQVASGNSKKLTDTEAFETDARFSPKGNFVSFIREQNLYAIELSSGKEIQLTKDGGGTIKNGMAEFVAQEEMSRMTGYWWSGDEQQIAFTRIDESPVEEAIRNEIYAEEVKLFNQRYPYTGTDNVEIELGVVKLNNQQVDWIDLGADKDIYIARANWLKDNKTLSYQWQNRSQQKLELRFYNTVDKSQQVALTETSDTWINLHFDLKFLKDKKHFVWASERDGFKHLYLYRTNGQLVRQITQGDWIVESLEGVDEKKGLVYFSGRKDTPLESHLYSAPLFKAGKVERITAKGSYHKVVMAEDNRTFIDKSSSVNRPPSVALRKVNGEFVTWLEQNQLDSDHPLTPYLPDLVTPEYGTLKAEDGQTMYYRLFKPANLEQDKKYPVIVNVYGGPHAQRVTNSWRSKNLYFQYLAQQGYVIFQLDNRGSYNRGKQFEDPIYKHLGEVEVADQIKGVEFLRTLDYVDPERIGIYGHSYGGYMALMTMFKAGDYFTAGVSGAPVTDWALYDTHYTERYLGHPNTNAKGYEQSAVFPYADGLKGPLLIYHGMADDNVLFTHATKLFKQLQDQVKPFEMMTYPGSKHSLRGKKVQTHLHQTITDFFNRHFNVKAD, from the coding sequence GTGCACTCTCGTATTAAACATTACACGCTTGCCCTTCCGTTAGCCCTCGCATCTGTCACAGTCAGTGCAGAGCCGCTAACGTTAGAGCGACTTTTTGATGATCCATCCCTTTCTGGCAAAGCCCCCACTAACCTGAAGTTTTCTCCAGATGGCTCTCGAGTCACTTACCTGCAGGGTAAGAAAGAAGACTACAACCGCTACGACCTGTGGGAATACAATTTAAAAGACAACAGCAACCGCTTGTTGGTGGATTCTGCTGAGCTTTTTTCGGGGCCAGAAAACCTTTCCGACGAAGAAAAAGCCCGCCGTGAACGCCAGCGTATTTTTGGCCGTGGTATTTTAGAGTATAAATGGTCAAAAGACGGTAAAGCCCTGCTCTTTCCTCTGAATGGCGATTTGTACTATTACCAAGTGGCTTCGGGTAACAGCAAAAAGCTGACTGACACCGAGGCCTTCGAAACCGACGCGCGCTTTTCGCCCAAAGGCAACTTTGTGTCGTTTATTCGTGAGCAAAACCTTTATGCCATTGAGCTCAGCTCCGGCAAAGAAATTCAGCTGACTAAAGATGGCGGTGGCACCATCAAAAATGGCATGGCGGAATTTGTCGCGCAAGAAGAAATGAGCCGTATGACTGGCTATTGGTGGTCTGGGGATGAGCAACAAATCGCCTTTACCCGCATTGACGAAAGCCCAGTAGAAGAAGCCATTCGTAATGAAATTTACGCCGAAGAGGTTAAGCTGTTTAACCAGCGCTACCCTTACACCGGCACCGACAATGTTGAAATTGAACTGGGTGTGGTTAAGCTCAACAACCAACAAGTTGACTGGATTGATTTAGGCGCAGACAAAGACATTTATATTGCTCGTGCCAACTGGTTAAAAGATAACAAAACCTTGTCATACCAATGGCAAAACCGCTCGCAACAAAAACTGGAACTGCGCTTTTACAACACCGTAGATAAGAGCCAGCAAGTGGCACTGACAGAAACCAGCGACACCTGGATTAATCTGCATTTTGACTTGAAGTTCCTAAAAGATAAAAAACACTTTGTCTGGGCGTCAGAGCGCGACGGCTTTAAACACCTTTATCTATACAGAACCAACGGCCAGCTGGTACGCCAAATTACCCAAGGCGACTGGATTGTTGAAAGCCTTGAAGGCGTGGATGAAAAGAAAGGCCTAGTGTACTTCTCTGGCCGTAAAGATACGCCACTAGAAAGCCACCTTTACAGCGCGCCACTGTTTAAAGCAGGCAAAGTCGAGCGTATTACCGCAAAAGGCAGCTACCACAAAGTGGTGATGGCTGAGGACAACCGCACCTTTATCGACAAGAGTTCTTCGGTAAACCGGCCACCAAGCGTTGCTCTGCGCAAAGTAAATGGAGAGTTCGTTACTTGGCTGGAGCAAAACCAGCTAGACAGCGACCACCCACTTACGCCTTACTTGCCTGATTTAGTAACTCCAGAATATGGCACGCTAAAAGCCGAAGACGGTCAAACTATGTATTATCGCTTGTTCAAACCTGCAAATCTTGAGCAAGATAAAAAGTACCCAGTGATTGTGAACGTCTATGGTGGCCCTCACGCCCAACGCGTCACCAATAGCTGGCGCAGTAAAAACCTTTACTTCCAATATCTTGCCCAGCAAGGCTATGTGATCTTCCAACTTGATAACCGTGGCTCTTACAATCGTGGTAAACAGTTTGAAGACCCAATTTATAAGCACTTAGGTGAAGTGGAAGTGGCGGATCAAATTAAAGGCGTAGAATTCTTACGCACCTTGGATTACGTCGACCCTGAGCGCATTGGTATTTACGGTCATAGTTATGGTGGCTACATGGCACTGATGACCATGTTTAAAGCTGGCGATTACTTTACCGCTGGCGTGTCGGGTGCACCGGTGACCGACTGGGCTTTGTATGACACCCACTACACTGAACGCTACCTAGGTCACCCTAACACCAACGCCAAAGGCTATGAGCAAAGCGCGGTATTCCCTTATGCTGACGGCTTAAAAGGCCCACTGCTTATTTACCATGGCATGGCCGATGACAACGTGTTATTCACTCATGCCACTAAGCTATTTAAACAACTGCAAGACCAAGTTAAGCCATTTGAAATGATGACTTACCCAGGCTCTAAGCACAGCTTACGCGGTAAAAAAGTGCAAACGCACCTGCATCAAACCATTACTGACTTCTTTAATCGTCACTTTAACGTAAAAGCCGATTAA
- a CDS encoding HIT domain-containing protein, producing MAYQLAPQLQQDCIIIANWSLCDVLLMNDAQYPWFILVPRVAQAKEIIDLSDEQQQQFWQESAKLSKLLQDTFNPDKLNVAALGNMVPQLHVHHIARFKSDPAWPKPVWGLLPAQPYTSEQIAQLKLSFEQQ from the coding sequence ATGGCCTATCAATTAGCCCCACAACTACAGCAAGACTGCATTATCATCGCAAACTGGTCGTTGTGTGATGTTTTACTGATGAACGACGCACAATATCCTTGGTTTATTTTAGTGCCCAGGGTCGCTCAGGCAAAAGAAATCATCGACCTCAGTGATGAGCAGCAACAGCAGTTTTGGCAAGAATCAGCTAAGTTAAGCAAACTGTTACAAGACACCTTTAACCCCGACAAGCTCAATGTCGCCGCATTAGGGAACATGGTTCCGCAATTACATGTGCATCATATTGCCCGCTTTAAAAGCGATCCAGCTTGGCCTAAACCGGTATGGGGGCTATTACCAGCACAGCCTTACACCAGCGAGCAAATAGCGCAACTTAAATTGAGTTTTGAGCAGCAGTAA
- a CDS encoding dipeptidyl-peptidase 3 family protein, producing the protein MKHSKISAAVALATSLTLFGCSEPQQQNSTQTAAEQSATADSGYQLVNADRDRLDIYTQVTLKTDLSHLSDNQKKMLSLLIDASVIMDDLFWQQAFGDNKAAFLNNINDDKVRQFADINYGPWDRLNGDQAFLSEFSEKPMGAQFYPADISKEELNQADVKDKQGLYSLIRRDEQGELYSIPYSTAYKTELGQAAKLLREASQLAKDKEFANYLNLRADALVNNSYQTSDFAWMDMKNNPIDVVIGPIETYEDQLFGYRAAFESYVLVKDMAWSERLAKFAAFLPELQQGLPVADEYKQEVPGSDADLNAYDVIYYAGHSNAGSKTIAINLPNDEQVQLEKGTRRLQLKNAMRAKFDKILVPISEQLIVPEQRKHITFDAFFANTMFHEVAHGLGIKNTITGKGTVRQSLQEHASAIEEGKADILGLYMVEQLLKKGEITEGTLEDYYVTFMAGIFRSVRFGASSAHGKANMIRFNFFKDEGAFSKNAEGLYQVNMDKMAVAMEKLSNLILTLQGDGDYQKVDQLIATHGDIKEELQKDLDKLSKANIPVDVTFKQGKQVLGLK; encoded by the coding sequence ATGAAACACTCTAAGATTTCAGCTGCCGTTGCATTGGCAACAAGTTTGACATTATTTGGCTGCTCAGAGCCACAACAGCAAAACTCCACACAAACCGCCGCAGAGCAGTCGGCAACGGCTGATAGTGGCTACCAGCTTGTTAACGCTGACCGTGACCGCCTAGATATTTACACTCAGGTGACCCTAAAAACCGACTTAAGCCATTTAAGCGACAATCAGAAAAAAATGCTGAGCCTGCTGATAGATGCTTCAGTCATAATGGATGACCTGTTTTGGCAGCAAGCATTTGGCGACAATAAAGCCGCGTTTTTGAATAACATTAACGATGACAAAGTTCGTCAATTCGCCGATATTAATTATGGCCCATGGGACCGTCTCAATGGCGACCAAGCGTTCTTATCTGAGTTTTCTGAAAAGCCCATGGGCGCACAGTTTTATCCTGCAGATATCAGCAAAGAAGAGCTGAACCAAGCCGACGTTAAAGATAAGCAAGGCTTATATTCTCTTATTCGCCGCGATGAACAAGGTGAGCTATACAGCATCCCTTACTCGACTGCCTATAAAACAGAACTTGGGCAAGCGGCCAAGCTATTACGCGAGGCAAGTCAGCTGGCCAAAGACAAAGAGTTTGCCAACTACTTGAACTTACGCGCCGACGCCCTAGTGAATAACAGCTACCAAACGTCTGATTTTGCTTGGATGGACATGAAAAATAACCCCATCGATGTAGTGATTGGTCCAATTGAAACGTATGAAGATCAGTTATTTGGCTATCGTGCTGCGTTTGAGTCTTATGTCTTGGTTAAAGACATGGCGTGGAGCGAACGCTTAGCTAAATTCGCCGCTTTTTTGCCTGAGCTGCAACAGGGCTTGCCAGTGGCCGACGAATATAAGCAAGAAGTGCCAGGCTCTGATGCCGACTTAAACGCATACGACGTTATCTATTACGCTGGCCACTCCAATGCCGGCAGCAAAACCATTGCCATTAACCTGCCTAACGATGAGCAAGTGCAGTTGGAAAAAGGCACCCGTCGCTTACAACTGAAAAACGCCATGCGCGCTAAATTCGATAAAATCTTAGTGCCTATTTCAGAGCAGCTTATAGTGCCAGAGCAGCGTAAGCACATTACCTTTGATGCCTTCTTTGCTAACACCATGTTCCACGAAGTGGCACACGGTTTGGGGATTAAAAACACCATCACTGGCAAAGGCACTGTGCGCCAATCTTTGCAAGAGCATGCCAGTGCCATCGAGGAAGGCAAAGCCGATATTCTTGGCCTTTACATGGTTGAGCAATTGCTGAAAAAAGGTGAGATCACGGAAGGCACATTAGAAGACTACTACGTTACCTTTATGGCTGGTATTTTCCGCTCTGTTCGCTTTGGTGCCTCAAGCGCTCACGGTAAAGCCAATATGATCCGCTTTAACTTCTTTAAAGACGAAGGCGCGTTCTCGAAAAACGCCGAAGGCTTATATCAAGTGAATATGGACAAAATGGCGGTTGCCATGGAGAAGTTGTCGAACTTAATTCTCACCCTGCAAGGAGATGGCGACTATCAAAAAGTTGACCAGCTTATTGCGACCCACGGTGACATTAAAGAAGAGCTGCAAAAAGACTTGGATAAGCTTTCTAAAGCCAATATTCCGGTTGATGTAACCTTTAAGCAAGGTAAGCAGGTACTAGGACTTAAGTAA
- a CDS encoding HDOD domain-containing protein — protein sequence MSTENALLTILTDRINNDTLVLPTLPEIAVKVRQAADDPDINLMQMADVISHDPALAARMIKVANSAFLGRSVKVNTLNQAVTRIGLRQIKNIATAMAMEQLFVSNNKLIKTYMDKAWQKTLKVACQAITTMEFYLRENKHTSLNRDTITLASLVFNIGVLPILTEAERHPEVFANPSFLAHAIQKLGGKIGGTIMREWEFTDEFIEVAECWANPNFKPEQVCYVDFIRVGAIVEGILQVSDKTAALKLYQDKGVIREVSVFADDDYLAVLEDVKSMFA from the coding sequence ATGTCTACAGAAAATGCACTACTGACAATTTTAACCGACAGGATAAATAACGATACGTTAGTGTTACCGACGCTACCCGAAATCGCGGTAAAAGTAAGGCAAGCAGCCGACGACCCAGATATAAACTTGATGCAAATGGCGGACGTTATCTCACACGATCCGGCACTGGCTGCACGTATGATTAAAGTGGCCAATAGTGCGTTTTTAGGTCGCTCGGTCAAAGTGAATACCTTAAACCAGGCAGTCACCCGCATTGGCTTGCGACAAATTAAAAACATTGCCACAGCCATGGCAATGGAACAGCTGTTTGTTTCAAATAATAAATTAATTAAAACGTATATGGATAAAGCGTGGCAAAAGACCTTAAAAGTGGCTTGCCAGGCTATCACTACCATGGAGTTTTATTTACGCGAAAACAAACACACCTCGTTAAACCGCGACACCATTACCTTGGCTTCTTTGGTGTTTAATATTGGTGTGCTCCCGATTCTGACCGAAGCCGAGCGTCACCCAGAAGTTTTTGCTAACCCCAGCTTTTTAGCTCATGCCATCCAAAAGCTCGGAGGCAAAATAGGCGGCACCATAATGCGCGAATGGGAATTCACCGACGAATTTATCGAGGTAGCAGAGTGCTGGGCCAACCCGAACTTCAAGCCTGAACAAGTGTGTTATGTCGACTTTATTCGCGTGGGCGCCATTGTCGAGGGCATACTGCAAGTGTCCGATAAAACGGCAGCATTAAAGTTGTATCAAGATAAGGGCGTGATCAGAGAAGTGAGCGTATTTGCCGACGATGATTATTTGGCGGTATTAGAAGACGTTAAATCTATGTTTGCGTAA
- the rdgC gene encoding recombination-associated protein RdgC, whose translation MWFSNLICYKFKQDVSYTQEDFEKALEQDVFRPCGSQDMTTFGWTKAFGKHGQMLSHFSQDSILVCAKREEKVLPAAVVNEMVADKIEQIEQQENRPVKKKEKDDIKENILATLLPQAFKKSSLQFAFIDQKSGWVVVNSASFNKAEELLALLRKSLGTLPVVPAFANYDLDLQLTHWLTEFNAPEGFAIGNDAELQEADDNGAQVKLKQHDLACDEIKAHLENGKRVTKLALDWRERVKFMLQNDGTLKRVSYADALKEQNADIPKEDLAVKLDADFILVSEEIKELLEELTQGLGDDEGIDA comes from the coding sequence ATGTGGTTCAGTAACTTAATCTGCTACAAATTCAAACAAGACGTATCTTACACACAAGAAGATTTCGAAAAAGCACTAGAGCAAGATGTATTTCGCCCTTGTGGCAGCCAAGATATGACAACTTTTGGGTGGACTAAGGCGTTTGGTAAACACGGTCAAATGCTATCGCATTTCTCCCAAGACAGTATTTTAGTGTGCGCCAAGCGTGAAGAAAAAGTCCTCCCAGCTGCTGTTGTCAACGAAATGGTGGCGGACAAAATCGAGCAAATCGAGCAACAAGAGAATCGCCCGGTTAAGAAAAAAGAAAAAGATGACATCAAAGAAAACATTCTAGCCACCTTACTGCCTCAAGCGTTTAAAAAATCGAGCTTACAGTTTGCCTTTATCGACCAAAAGTCAGGCTGGGTAGTGGTAAATAGTGCCAGCTTTAATAAAGCGGAAGAACTGCTTGCGCTATTACGTAAATCACTAGGAACCCTTCCTGTGGTACCTGCTTTTGCAAACTACGACTTAGACTTACAACTCACACACTGGTTGACTGAGTTTAACGCACCAGAGGGCTTTGCCATTGGTAATGACGCCGAGCTGCAAGAGGCTGACGATAACGGTGCTCAGGTTAAATTAAAACAACACGATCTCGCTTGCGATGAAATTAAAGCCCACCTTGAAAATGGCAAACGCGTAACCAAACTAGCACTGGATTGGCGAGAGCGCGTTAAGTTTATGCTGCAAAACGATGGTACTTTAAAGCGTGTAAGCTATGCCGATGCTCTTAAAGAGCAAAATGCCGACATTCCCAAAGAAGATTTAGCGGTGAAACTCGACGCCGACTTTATTCTGGTCTCTGAAGAAATTAAAGAGCTACTGGAAGAGCTAACCCAAGGCTTAGGTGACGACGAAGGCATCGACGCCTAA
- a CDS encoding ATP-binding protein: protein MLQKSLSKKLLTNVLSVYFLLTFVVTCGQVVAEYVNTKDYIRNELTMLQKTFSRSLTRAIWELNTKQTVTTAEGLLAIPMIEGIIVRDDSGEIISQLGRSLDIHELYSQQLVQEEAIIEDTPSGLFGYTFPLIFEFSGRATQVGDVTLFSSREVVFSRIMISIYFLIGNAMIKTTFLIILFLIAFRKLLTEPLGDLTEQIEEFEIDNVDGHKIDIGTNERNELKIMEEAFNKLIDKISEYRKKLDQTQKELMISNEKLDQHNIQLEQEVARKTSNLSQAMMDLQQQKYELEKQKLTLTEEIDLRKQTEEELLTKQKELEKYVDELNMAQERLVGSEKMAALGGLVAGITHDINTPVGIGVTATSFLQERLDQLEQAYNGKTLSPKALEEFISEAKQSTSLLTTNLDRASELVASFKQIAVDQASEAVRKINFKQYLGEVIRSLHPKLKKTQHNINIQCPEELTLNLPAGAISQIFTNLIMNSLIHGFEGQNQGQIDILVTEENGSVNITYKDNGKGVSKAQLDKLFDPFFTTKRDQGGSGLGTHITLNLVKQTLNGDIEVSSDEGQGLTYQISFPKDLQKPMSMFN, encoded by the coding sequence ATGCTGCAAAAAAGCCTCTCAAAAAAATTGCTCACTAATGTGCTGTCGGTTTATTTCCTACTAACCTTTGTCGTCACGTGCGGTCAAGTAGTAGCTGAGTACGTCAATACCAAAGACTACATTCGTAATGAGCTAACTATGCTGCAAAAGACCTTCAGCCGCAGCTTAACCCGTGCAATTTGGGAACTCAATACCAAGCAAACCGTCACCACCGCCGAAGGGTTATTAGCCATTCCGATGATCGAAGGCATTATTGTCCGTGATGACAGCGGCGAAATTATTTCACAATTAGGTCGCTCATTGGATATTCATGAACTCTACAGTCAGCAACTTGTGCAAGAAGAAGCAATAATAGAAGACACCCCTTCTGGCTTATTTGGTTATACTTTCCCGCTGATATTTGAATTTTCTGGCCGCGCGACCCAAGTCGGTGATGTCACTTTGTTCTCGAGTCGCGAAGTGGTGTTTAGTCGCATTATGATATCGATCTATTTTTTGATCGGTAATGCCATGATAAAAACCACGTTTTTAATCATCTTATTCTTGATTGCATTTCGCAAACTGCTCACCGAACCATTAGGCGATTTAACCGAGCAAATTGAAGAGTTCGAGATCGACAACGTCGATGGTCACAAGATAGATATTGGCACCAATGAACGCAATGAATTAAAAATCATGGAAGAAGCGTTTAACAAGTTAATCGACAAGATTTCAGAGTACCGCAAAAAACTCGATCAAACGCAAAAAGAGTTGATGATCAGTAACGAAAAGCTCGATCAACATAACATTCAACTTGAGCAAGAGGTGGCTCGGAAAACCTCAAACCTCAGCCAAGCCATGATGGATTTGCAACAACAAAAATACGAGCTGGAAAAACAAAAGTTAACCTTAACCGAAGAGATCGACCTACGTAAGCAAACCGAGGAAGAGCTATTAACCAAGCAAAAAGAGCTCGAGAAATACGTAGACGAACTGAATATGGCGCAAGAGCGCTTAGTGGGCTCAGAAAAAATGGCAGCCCTAGGTGGCTTAGTGGCTGGTATTACTCACGATATAAATACCCCGGTTGGCATTGGTGTCACGGCAACCTCTTTCTTGCAAGAGCGCTTGGACCAATTAGAACAAGCCTATAATGGCAAAACACTGTCGCCAAAAGCACTGGAAGAGTTCATTAGTGAAGCGAAGCAAAGTACGAGCCTACTGACTACCAACCTAGACCGAGCATCGGAGTTGGTTGCCAGCTTTAAGCAAATTGCTGTGGATCAGGCCAGTGAAGCCGTAAGGAAGATTAACTTTAAGCAGTACCTCGGCGAGGTGATCCGCTCGCTTCATCCAAAGCTGAAAAAGACTCAGCACAACATTAATATCCAATGCCCTGAAGAGCTGACGTTAAATTTACCGGCGGGGGCAATAAGTCAGATCTTCACAAACTTAATCATGAACTCGTTGATCCATGGCTTTGAAGGCCAGAATCAAGGTCAGATTGATATTCTTGTGACAGAAGAAAATGGCAGCGTAAATATTACCTACAAAGACAATGGTAAAGGTGTTAGTAAAGCGCAGCTAGATAAACTATTTGACCCCTTCTTCACCACTAAACGCGACCAAGGTGGCAGTGGTTTAGGGACCCATATTACCCTGAACTTGGTAAAACAAACCCTTAATGGCGACATTGAAGTAAGCAGTGATGAAGGACAAGGGCTGACTTACCAAATCAGCTTCCCCAAAGACTTACAAAAGCCCATGTCGATGTTTAATTAA